One Gossypium hirsutum isolate 1008001.06 chromosome A11, Gossypium_hirsutum_v2.1, whole genome shotgun sequence genomic window carries:
- the LOC121210091 gene encoding uncharacterized protein: MSFIAPPPPVFAGEKYHIWVVKMKTYLQAQDLWSVVENDIEPPPLRANPTIAQMRQHAEESTKKHKALACLQNGVTDVIFTRIMACSTPKEAWERLKEEFMGSDKTRQQQVINLRRDFENLKMKESESIKQYSDRIMATVNSIRLLGEDFNESRVVEKVITTLPERFESKISSLKDSRDLTTISLSELVNSLYALEQRRANRQEDHPEGAFQAKAKESSSTSQKGKKPWLDKRDKPRRGSGKRKFPPCAHCKKTTHSERFCWFRPDIQCRSCKQFGHVEKVCKNKPKAPAQQQIQSQATEDL; encoded by the coding sequence ATGAGCTTTATAGCACCTCCACCTCCAGTATTTGCTGGTGAAAAGTACCATATTTGGGTAGTCAAGATGAAGACATATCTTCAAGCTCAAGATTTGTGGAGTGTAGTTGAGAACGACATCGAACCACCTCCATTGAGGGCCAATCCCACGATTGCACAAATGAGGCAGCATGCTGAGGAGAGCACCAAGAAGCACAAAGCCTTGGCCTGCTTGCAAAATGGAGTGACAGATGTAATCTTCACTCGAATTATGGCCTGCAGCACACCTAAGGAAGCATGGGAAAGGTtgaaggaggagttcatggggTCAGATAAAACTAGGCAGCAACAAGTGATTAACTTAAGgagagactttgaaaatttaaagaTGAAGGAGTCTGAGAGCATTAAACAATACTCAGACAGGATTATGGCCACTGTCAACAGCATAAGGCTGCTTGGTGAAGACTTCAATGAGAGCAGAGTAGTGGAGAAGGTCATCACCACTCTTCCTGAGAGATTTGAGTCTAAAATCTCATCACTCAAGGACTCAAGGGACTTAACAACCATCTCTTTGTCTGAACTGGTGAACTCCCTATATGCTTTGGAGCAGAGAAGGGCCAACAGGCAGGAAGACCATCCAGAAGGAGCCTTCCAAGCAAAGGCCAAAGAAAGTTCCAGCACAAGTCAGAAAGGTAAGAAGCCTTGGCTTGACAAGAGGGATAAACCAAGGAGAGGTTCAGGCAAGAGAAAGTTTCCACCATGTGCCCATTGTAAGAAGACCACTCACTCTGAAAGGTtttgctggtttaggccagacaTCCAATGCAGGAGCTGCAAACAGTTTGGACATGTTGAGAAAGTTTGTAAAAACAAACCAAAAGCACCAGCACAACAGCAGATTCAATCTCAAGCTACTGAAGACCTTtaa